CTGGGACCAGTGGTACCCGGAGGCGGCGCGCCTGATGGCGCTGGCCGGGGCGGAGCTTTTGCTCTACCCCACCGCCATCGGCTGGGACCCCGCCGATGACGACGCCGAGAAGTCCCGCCAGAAGGACGCCTGGACGCTGATCCAGCGCAGCCACGCGGTGGCCAACGGCGTGCCGGTGATCGTCGCCAACCGGGTCGGCCACGAGCCAGATCACTCCGGGGTCGGCCGCGGCATCGACTTCTGGGGCGGCAGCTTCATCGCCGGCCCCCAGGGGGAGCTGCTGGCCCACGGCGGCGTCAACGCCGAGCGCCTGCTGGTGACCCTGGACATGGAGCGCGGCGAGGACGTGCGCCGGATCTGGCCGTATCTGAGAGACCGCCGCATCGACGCCTACGGCGATCTGACCCGGCGCTACCGCGACTGAGACTGGTGCCGTCAGCAAGCCAGAGGGCGCCGGGGGCAGGCCGAAGAGGAGGTCCGAGGACCAGGGACGGCCGAGGTAGCGTACAGGGAAGTATTTACAGCGCCTCCTCGACGGTCCGGCGCCCCGGGGCCTGCCGCCGGTAAAGCCCGACGACAGACCGGCGGACTTGCCGCCTACTCGTCCTCTTCGGCGCGCGGCAGCACCCAGTTGAGCACGATGCCCACCAGGGCGGCCAGGCTGACCCCCTGCAGGGTGAACTGGCCGCCGCCGAACTGCATGCCGCCGATGCCGAAGACCAGGATCAGCGAGACCACCACCAGGTTGCGCGGCGCGGTCAGCGAGTGGCCGGCGCGCACCAGGGTGTTCATGCCCACCACGGCGATGGAGCCGAACAGCAGGGTCATGATGCCGCCCATCACCGGGCCCGGGATGGTCTGCAGCAGGGCGCCGAGCTTGGCCACGAAGGCCAGGCCGATGGCGAGACAGGCCGCCACCACCATGTATTTCGGGTTGAAGGCCCGGGTCAGGGTCACCGCGCCGGTCACCTCGGAATAGGTGGTGTTGGGCGGGCCGCCGAACAGCGCCGCGGTGGTGGTAGCCAGGCCGTCACCCAGCAGGGTGCGATGCAGGCCCGGCTTCTCCAGGTAGTTCTTCCGCGTCACCGAGCCGATGGCCACCATGTCGCCGATATGCTCCACCGCCGGCGCAATGGCCACCGGGATCATGAAGAGGATCGCCGCCCAGTGGAAGCTCGGCGCGGTGAACGCCGGGATCGATAGCCAGGCCGCCTCGCGCACCGGCGTGAAGTCCACCATGCCCATCGCAAGCGCCAGCACATAGCCGGTGACGATGCCGCCCATGATCGGGATCAGGCGGATCAGGCCGCGGCCGAACACCGCCAGCACCAGCGTCACCAGCAGGCTGGTCATGGAGAGGAAGATCGCCGGGGCATAGCCGATGTTGTCGCTGGTCTCGCCGGTGGCCATGCTGACCGCCACCGGCGCCAGCGCCAGGCCGATCACCATGATCACCGGCCCCACCACCACGGCCGGCAGCAGCCGATGCAGCCAGGCGGTGCCCTTGAGGCGCACGGCCTGGGAGATCGCCACGTAGACCAGGCCCGCGGCCATCAGGCCGCCCATGGTGGCCGGGATGCCGAAGTTGACCACCGAGCCCTGGATGGGAGCGATGAAGGCGAACGACGAGGCCAGGAAGACCGGCACGGTGACCCGGGTCACGCCGTGGAACACCAGGGTCCCCACGCCGGCGGTGAAGAGCGCCACGCTGGGGTCAAGCCCAGTGAGCAGCGGCACCAGTACCAGGGCGCCGAAGGCCACGAAGA
The Halomonas alkalicola DNA segment above includes these coding regions:
- a CDS encoding uracil-xanthine permease family protein: MTDTSAAAHPAAESLPRTLLTGAQMLFVAFGALVLVPLLTGLDPSVALFTAGVGTLVFHGVTRVTVPVFLASSFAFIAPIQGSVVNFGIPATMGGLMAAGLVYVAISQAVRLKGTAWLHRLLPAVVVGPVIMVIGLALAPVAVSMATGETSDNIGYAPAIFLSMTSLLVTLVLAVFGRGLIRLIPIMGGIVTGYVLALAMGMVDFTPVREAAWLSIPAFTAPSFHWAAILFMIPVAIAPAVEHIGDMVAIGSVTRKNYLEKPGLHRTLLGDGLATTTAALFGGPPNTTYSEVTGAVTLTRAFNPKYMVVAACLAIGLAFVAKLGALLQTIPGPVMGGIMTLLFGSIAVVGMNTLVRAGHSLTAPRNLVVVSLILVFGIGGMQFGGGQFTLQGVSLAALVGIVLNWVLPRAEEDE